In one window of Haloterrigena salifodinae DNA:
- a CDS encoding SagB/ThcOx family dehydrogenase, whose translation MPTGALEYHERTKHSPRSVREGSTGLNFDNKPRPYKAYVDLPSIPLAERIRPPQQPALSAIAEPTPDGDSRRGRDPDRETVTTLCYYAAGITKAIDLRNRTKLFRAAATTGALYHVDLYVICGDLEGPGNDSNADPDLDLEAGVYHFDPPTCSLDVLREGDHRGVLAAASEYEAVAEAPLSIVATSTWWRNAWKYETRTVRHAFWDSGTTLANLLAVAHALDYRADVVTGFADRPVADLLGVDPEREAPLEIVPIGADAPVPSSAAADIDPIDPATEPLSPNEREFPLIHEAWQAGTLEDGTAVASWRAGGPTGNRTIGTRDPGDGERVPLEPVDHDRASSRPLHRTIRRRGSCREYEREPISFRQLSTVLDRAVRGVPMDVRGGGERSETGADPPLSFVDPYLIVNGVDGLESGSYHYHPDAGELERLQSGEFRREASHLALDQRLGGDAAVCVYFLTDLEDIVDALGDRGYRAAQLEAALTAGRLYLGTYAHRTLGGTGLTFYDDVATDFFAPRAAGQTPMFLYTIGRPA comes from the coding sequence ATGCCGACCGGCGCACTCGAGTACCACGAACGGACGAAACACTCGCCCAGAAGCGTCCGCGAGGGGAGTACGGGGCTGAACTTCGACAACAAGCCGCGGCCGTACAAGGCGTACGTCGACCTGCCGTCGATCCCGCTGGCCGAGCGGATCCGCCCGCCCCAGCAGCCGGCGCTGTCGGCGATCGCCGAGCCGACGCCTGACGGCGACTCGAGGCGCGGTCGCGACCCGGACCGCGAGACCGTCACGACGCTCTGTTACTACGCCGCGGGCATCACGAAGGCGATCGACCTCCGAAATCGGACGAAACTGTTCCGGGCGGCGGCGACCACCGGCGCGCTCTACCACGTCGATCTGTACGTTATCTGTGGCGACCTCGAGGGGCCGGGTAACGACTCGAATGCCGATCCCGACCTCGACCTCGAGGCCGGCGTCTACCACTTCGATCCCCCCACCTGCTCGCTGGACGTCCTCCGCGAGGGCGACCACCGCGGCGTCCTCGCGGCCGCCAGCGAGTACGAGGCCGTCGCCGAGGCGCCGCTGTCGATCGTCGCGACTTCGACGTGGTGGCGAAACGCCTGGAAGTACGAGACGCGAACCGTCCGCCACGCCTTCTGGGATTCGGGGACGACGCTGGCGAACCTGCTGGCGGTCGCCCACGCGCTGGACTACCGCGCCGATGTCGTCACCGGCTTCGCCGACCGCCCCGTCGCCGACCTGCTCGGTGTCGACCCCGAGCGCGAGGCGCCCCTCGAGATCGTCCCGATCGGCGCGGACGCGCCCGTTCCGAGTTCGGCGGCCGCCGATATCGACCCGATCGATCCCGCTACAGAACCTCTCTCACCGAATGAACGGGAATTTCCGCTGATCCATGAGGCCTGGCAGGCCGGAACGCTCGAGGACGGCACCGCTGTTGCTTCGTGGCGCGCTGGAGGACCGACGGGGAACCGGACGATCGGCACCCGCGACCCCGGCGACGGCGAGCGCGTCCCGCTCGAGCCGGTCGACCACGATCGGGCCTCGAGCCGCCCCCTCCATCGAACGATCCGTCGACGCGGCTCCTGTCGCGAGTACGAGCGCGAGCCGATCAGCTTCCGACAGCTCTCGACCGTGCTCGACCGGGCCGTCCGCGGCGTCCCGATGGACGTACGGGGCGGGGGCGAGCGAAGCGAGACCGGCGCCGACCCGCCGCTCTCGTTCGTCGACCCCTATCTGATCGTCAACGGCGTCGACGGCCTCGAGTCGGGCAGCTACCACTACCATCCCGATGCGGGCGAACTCGAGCGCCTCCAGTCGGGCGAGTTCCGACGCGAAGCGAGCCACCTCGCGCTGGACCAGCGGTTGGGCGGCGATGCCGCGGTCTGCGTCTATTTCCTGACCGACCTCGAAGACATCGTCGATGCGCTCGGTGACCGCGGCTATCGCGCGGCTCAACTCGAGGCCGCCCTGACCGCGGGGCGGCTGTATTTGGGGACCTATGCCCACCGGACGCTGGGCGGGACCGGGCTGACGTTCTACGACGACGTCGCGACGGACTTCTTCGCGCCGCGAGCCGCTGGACAGACCCCGATGTTTCTGTACACGATCGGACGACCGGCCTGA
- a CDS encoding DUF368 domain-containing protein, whose translation MEYERTDVVDRVELLRAYAYGLCMGAADALPGVSGGTVALLLGFYGRLIAAVTALTPGRALTVLRGYRPERRSRARDALLEMDLQFLLPLGVGMVTAVVFIADIVSSLESSHPVALFGFFTGLIAASAVALYRSLEITSPSHVVAVLAGAGLALLVAADIVELPGSGGVVIFLAGAVAISAMILPGISGSLILILLGQYVFLSGELSAFVHAVADLVGGGSLAAVVDPGTTVALFVAGGIVGLVTIARVVRAALARHRSVTLIFLVSLIAGSVPAPLHNIGESHAWTAETMGLTAAWAVLGAIALFGLEYLVGGFDPE comes from the coding sequence ATGGAGTATGAACGCACCGACGTGGTCGACCGCGTCGAACTGCTTCGCGCCTACGCGTACGGCCTCTGTATGGGCGCGGCCGACGCCCTGCCCGGCGTCTCTGGCGGCACCGTCGCGCTCTTGCTCGGCTTCTACGGCCGGCTGATCGCCGCTGTCACCGCGCTCACCCCCGGTCGGGCGCTCACCGTCCTGCGAGGCTATCGCCCTGAGCGGCGCTCCCGGGCCCGGGACGCGCTCCTCGAGATGGACCTCCAGTTCCTGCTGCCCCTCGGCGTCGGGATGGTCACCGCCGTCGTCTTCATCGCGGATATTGTCTCGTCGCTCGAGTCGTCCCACCCGGTCGCCCTGTTCGGCTTCTTCACCGGCCTGATCGCCGCCTCGGCGGTCGCCCTCTACCGGAGCCTCGAGATCACCTCGCCGAGCCACGTCGTCGCCGTGCTGGCCGGCGCCGGGCTCGCCTTGCTGGTCGCCGCCGATATCGTCGAACTTCCGGGCAGCGGCGGGGTCGTGATCTTCCTCGCCGGCGCCGTCGCCATCAGCGCGATGATCCTGCCGGGGATCTCAGGCTCGCTCATCCTAATCCTGCTCGGCCAGTACGTCTTCCTCTCCGGGGAGCTGAGCGCGTTCGTTCACGCGGTCGCCGACCTCGTCGGCGGCGGCTCGCTCGCGGCCGTCGTCGACCCGGGGACGACCGTCGCGCTGTTCGTCGCCGGCGGGATCGTCGGGCTCGTGACGATCGCTCGCGTCGTTCGCGCCGCGCTGGCCCGCCACCGATCGGTGACGCTGATCTTCCTGGTGAGCCTCATCGCCGGCTCGGTGCCGGCCCCGCTGCACAACATCGGTGAGAGCCACGCGTGGACTGCCGAGACGATGGGGCTGACCGCCGCGTGGGCAGTCCTCGGCGCTATCGCCCTGTTCGGCCTCGAGTATCTCGTCGGCGGCTTCGATCCGGAGTAA
- the hemL gene encoding glutamate-1-semialdehyde 2,1-aminomutase, with amino-acid sequence MNEEKTTRALYERSLSTLVGGVNSPVRAGSQPYPEFVERGEGARVVDVDGNRYLDYVMGYGPLLLGHDLPDPVRDAVDTAVDAGPMYGLSTDLEVELAEFITDHVPSVERLRFVNSGTEATAAAVRLARGATDRDKIVVMRGGYHGGHESFLVEGDAERPRPGSAGVPEAFAEQTIPVPFNDETALADAFERHGDEIAAVITEPLLGNNGIVRPVDGFHDTVRTLCDEYGALFVLDEVITGFRVGGLSCAQGKYDIEPDLTTFAKIVGGGFPVGAIGGRASVMEEFTPTGEVFESGTFNGHPVAMAAGLATLEYAEENDVYEHVDALGDRLRTGLSEIVADHAPEYAVVGTDSMFKLLFTRDEPADQPDAYPRDGSDVDAGDTERWRRLFRPAMKERGILLPPNQFESQFVSDAHTEADVKRTLEAYKDVLA; translated from the coding sequence ATGAACGAAGAGAAGACGACTCGAGCCCTGTATGAACGGTCGCTGTCGACGCTCGTCGGCGGCGTGAACTCGCCCGTGCGGGCCGGTTCCCAGCCCTATCCGGAGTTCGTCGAGCGCGGCGAGGGCGCTCGCGTCGTCGACGTGGACGGGAACCGCTATCTCGATTACGTGATGGGGTACGGGCCCCTCTTGCTCGGTCACGACCTGCCCGATCCGGTTCGGGACGCGGTCGACACAGCGGTCGATGCAGGGCCGATGTACGGCCTCTCGACCGACCTCGAGGTCGAACTGGCGGAGTTCATCACCGACCACGTCCCGTCGGTCGAGCGCCTGCGGTTCGTCAACTCCGGGACCGAGGCGACGGCCGCGGCGGTCCGACTGGCTCGCGGCGCGACCGACCGCGATAAGATCGTCGTCATGCGGGGCGGCTATCACGGCGGCCACGAGTCGTTCCTCGTTGAGGGCGACGCAGAGCGGCCGCGCCCGGGAAGCGCGGGCGTTCCCGAAGCGTTCGCCGAGCAGACGATTCCGGTCCCCTTCAACGACGAGACGGCGCTCGCCGACGCGTTCGAACGACACGGCGACGAGATCGCGGCCGTCATCACCGAACCGCTGCTCGGCAACAACGGGATCGTCCGCCCGGTCGACGGCTTCCACGATACCGTCCGGACTCTGTGCGACGAGTACGGCGCGCTGTTCGTCCTCGACGAGGTCATCACCGGCTTTCGGGTCGGCGGCCTCTCGTGTGCGCAGGGGAAGTACGACATCGAACCGGACCTGACGACGTTCGCCAAGATCGTCGGCGGCGGCTTTCCCGTCGGCGCGATCGGCGGCCGCGCGTCGGTGATGGAGGAGTTCACGCCGACCGGCGAGGTGTTCGAGTCGGGGACGTTCAACGGGCATCCGGTCGCGATGGCGGCCGGCCTGGCGACCCTCGAGTACGCCGAGGAGAACGACGTCTACGAACACGTTGATGCGCTCGGCGATCGGCTCCGAACCGGCCTCAGCGAGATCGTCGCGGACCACGCGCCCGAGTACGCGGTCGTCGGCACGGACTCGATGTTCAAGCTCCTGTTCACCCGCGACGAACCGGCCGACCAACCCGACGCCTATCCGCGGGATGGCAGCGACGTCGACGCCGGCGACACCGAGCGCTGGCGGCGGCTCTTTCGGCCCGCGATGAAAGAGCGGGGGATCCTTCTGCCGCCCAATCAGTTCGAGAGCCAGTTCGTGAGCGACGCGCACACCGAGGCGGACGTCAAGCGGACCCTCGAGGCCTACAAGGACGTCCTCGCCTGA